TTACCTGGATCGACATCCCTCCAAGTATATCTGTTTTTCACAGTCGCCCCCTCTACAAATTTTTGTTACGGCGAGACCCCTCATTAAAGTTTACTTTTCGTAGCCACCCCTTCCGTTAGCATTCTGTCTAGATCCGTTAGTTTTTTCACCTAAGTTCtactaaaaataataaaatattccAATATTGCCCCCCTCTCTCCGAAAATCATCACCACGTTTTTtcagcaaataaacaaaaaacataaaacagcaaaaatccatctctctctcatccacccaccaccaccaccacaactctcctcccatatctctctctctctctctctctctctccattttcttcCCTCAAACATCATGATGTTTTACTTTCCACACAACAAGAAGCTATACCCAAAGAGAATCCGTATAATCCCTTCAAttgataaaacccaaaaaatctaTAAACCAAAATCAGAGAGTACAAATCAATCCTCTAACTGATgccacaaaccaaacctcaaatCCATAAGTCAAACCCATCGATAAACcaattcaaattgaaaacccacaaatcaaaTCCACAAACCAATAAATCCATCTCATCCACGTTTCCACCACTTAGTCACCCTTCTCCACCACTCTGTCCACACCGGATCTTCGTCGGAAACCGCTTGAATCTCCGTCGTTGTCGCTAGTGAAGATGCTTCACTAGCCTGAAACTTCAACCAAGTTGCCGTTGAAAGTCAAAATTGCCATACAAACAAAGgcgcggggagagagagagagagatgggagtcTGATTTTGGCAGAAAATGGGGGAGGAGAGAGTGGGAGTGGTGGGTGGTTGAGAGGGGTGAATTACTAATCGCACCCCCCGTgtcagccccccccccccccccccccccccccccgtgcactctctctctcgattttttttataaaattttaaatgttaacaacttttttttcacgtattttttttttaaatttatatttttaaaatctactcaacgaaacctatcaaacgagcctaatattgataaagaaatcatgtaaaaaggaaaaattatatttttttcgtagtttaaactgtctaacaaggttgaaaaatgtgtttcaaatttaaatccgtttgaaccagtggaaagagaaaaagtttcctgatcattttagttatgaccatttatgataaaatgataaaaaaattaaaatctttccactggttGAAacgacaaaaagaaaaaaaaaaagaggcaatCGGTGCCTTGTAGTACATGTGGTGCTTTTGTGTGTATTTGAGCCTTGAAGAGTTTTGAACGTAAAGCACATAGGTGAATTGGGGCTTGATGACTAAACATTACAGTGGGGCAAAAAGTAAGAGTAATCAGTTATCctgcagagaaaaaaaaattaaagatgaGCACCTTATCAACTTACCTATGGTTGAGCACCTTATCAACTTGTAGAGCAATTGCATTTGCAGCTGCAGATCAGAGCAAGGCAACTTGCCTATGGTTGAACATTTCCCTTGGCTATATAATCTGATGATGGTGTACTCTTGCATACATTGATATTGAGAGCAATTTTGAGTAATTACATCCTCacaatttttctcaattttcatttcattttcgtaattcataaaaaaaattatggatcaatataattttttattttcagataGTTGGTCAGTTGGGAACGATATTACGAATGATGTTCCTTGTGGGGAGAGCAATTCCTACGTTGGGCGTGATTACACAGCCGAATTTACGACTGACCAGGTTAGTTATTACTGTTAttattatacatatttgttacttatttttgttaatctTGTATAAATCTCGATAGAAAACATCGATCGGAAGCCCCCAAGCTAAGTAGCACGCAGACATGATAAGTGGATCCATCCAGTTTAAAAATGCAAGACACATTAGAACATATACTATGCGATAATGAttgattaattagttcaaaGATAATAAAATACAGATTCAGATAACGTACCTTTGATTAAATTAGAAAACCGAATCAGCATATTGATTCATCTCTTGACCGAAGACCcacgtttcttttttcttttcccgcaGCAACTCGAACAAGAAATATTGTACAAGAAATATGTATCTCACACTCACCCTTAAATTGCCCTATCATCTGATATAATCCCACCATGAAACTCATAAGAAAGAGTCGCCACtacctcacggctctctctctttctccctctctagCCCTTTGCCTTTCTATTGTCTGTCTTGTAATTAAGATCCTTATAAGCATATATAGCCAAAACCATGAAAAAGTATGCCCACAGTTCACCTTCACCATTTTATTCCACATGCACACACTCAGCCTAACTTTAGACAACTAAGACTATTCATGCATATATATCCAAATAGTCCAGTCATTACTTTTTATTGCTAAAAACTTAATGCTACATAACAAATCCAATACCTGAATGAGAATATAAATTCGTTATATGAAATaactatcttttttttcttaatacaATATATTACATATACAGACCCACTACActtagaaaagataaaaagaatttACAATTCAATAAAGAATGGGATacaaagaaaaatgtgttttgcTAATGGAATTGCCAACCAAAAATTAGCGCCACTTTTTGTAGCTTACATATTTTTTCCCCCTATAAATTAACTTATATACCAAAATAGCAAAACAGCATACGGACAGGCCCCTATGAGCTGAATAAAATCCCCTAGCCAAACGGAACAATCAATCCTTAGGCGGTTAGGCCTACTATCTCCCATCCCACGGGGATAACATACAATCCACAACCAAAAAAACAGAATACAGGAAACGGAAAACGAAAAAAACATAACTCCCACTGATTCCAATTATATAGTTTAAAATTCTTAAGAAGTGTCGGTGCTCTTAGGCCTCAAAATAAGTAATGATTGCATAAAAGAGTGAAGTACCTTGGGACCATATAGGTTAATGAACCACTCGGAAGTTTTCCCATTTGATGCTTCAAACATGGTCTTCTCGAGTCCAAGACACTCGAAAATTTAATTCTTTTAATTAAACTTTTGTATTTTATGGGTGTTacatttgttacttattttgtcATATTTCAAGCATACCAGCTTCCCACGtgcacacaccttcacttatatgCCACCTAAAGCTTACATGCAAGAatcaatatttttaatatacggGATATTACATTGTGCTTATacgtattaattttttttgttatagatattTGAAACTAGAGCTGTCATGGTAGATTGGGTGCGGAGAGTTGGCAAGGAAAATGGTTTTGTGATTGTTATAAGTAAATCTGCTAGTATAAAGGGCAACAAGATGCCAAAGTGCATTCTTATTTGTGAAATAGGAGGATTGTATAGACCGCCATTGGAAGGGCATTCAATGCAAATGATTACTGGAACTAAGAAATATGATTGCCCGTTTAAGCTGCGAGGTGTACCACAACCTCCAGACGGTGTCATGTGGAGTTTGAAGGTTGTTAAAGATTTTCATAACCATGAACCAACGGAAAGTTTTGAGGGAcatgagtacccgtcaaggTTGACCCCAATCCAGCAGCAATTAGTTCGTGACATGTCTAGCAGCACCGGGCCTCGAGAAATTCTTAATTTGCTGAGACAACAAGACTCGTCAATTAGTACAGGAATCAGGAGTATTTACAATGTGAAGGCACAGTATAAGAAAGAGCAACTGGGGGGTCTATCTCCTATTGGGTACatcttgaatgaattaaacGAGAAACATTACATTTACAACTATCTTACAAATGAACAAACcaacgaaatcacagatattcTTTGGGTTCATCCTACAAGCATAGAGCTATCTGTCAATTTTTCGTCCGTGTTGATTATTGATGCGACGtataagagtaatgagtatcGAATTCCACTCTTGGaagttgtgggtatcacatccacaatgaaaacttactctcttatgtttgcatatttgaataatgagacaAAAGAGCGACCGATATGGGCATTGGATACTTtaagagagatgctacatacactacaatCCATTCACTACACCATCTACTACATTTTTTATGAGGCTCACCCCggctcccaaaaaaatacagaaaaatgtccataaattttagaataatatttttatgggaCCCTAACTACACAgcttcgcccctacgaatcaagaaataatatttactgatatttgttggagctgattttttacagggccccataatatattattttaaaatttatgaatatttttctgtatttttttgggacccaagaTGAGCCCTACAAAAtatgtagtggatggtgtagtggttggatgtagtgtacctagacttattgatACTTTAAAGAGATGGATGGTTGGAAAAGGGGCAGCGTTGCCATTGGTGGTTATTTCAAATAGGGATCTGGCACTTCTTGGCGCTATTGAAATCTGTTTCCCCTTGGCACAGCACAtcctttgtatttggcacataaaccAGTGTGTAATGAAGAAGTGTAGCCCTATACTTGGTACGAGGTGGGACGAGTTTTCCGATGCATGGCAGTTGCTTATTCATTTATCGACACCAGTGTCTTTGCAACAAAGGTGGAATGCCATGTGTGGAAACTTTGAGCAATACTCTAATGACATACAATACCTTTGGGATATATGGTTGGGTCCTTACAAAGAGCGATTTGTTGCAACATATATAAACCAGTTTATGCACCTCGGGAGCAATTCAAGCCAAAGGTAACTTTCCTATAGTCATTGAATGTTTACTGTTCTGCACTAACGAATACGTTATGTAACTTTCTTATTTAACACAGTGTATTATTAAATTGCAGGGCGGAGTCTGCGCATGCGAGGCTCAAACGATACTTGGGAGATACCATGTCCAAGCTTCaaacatcttttcaaaaaatagaaaagatgttgaCCAGTCAGTTCGGGGATATTCAGGGGTCGTTTCAGAAATCTCTCAACATTCCATGACACATACATCTACATGAAGGTATTTATAGTGAAATCAAAGGTTGCATTTCATTACAGGCAATGGACTTGATCCATAAGCAGGCACACCGCACTGATAACGAAGCCAGCCTTTGCTTTTGTAAAATCAAAAGGACACACGAATTGCCATGCTTTCACGATATTGCACTTTACCGTTCTGTGGACAGACCAATTCCGCTAAGCTCTATCCACCCTCACTGGAGTACGTTGTTCATGCACGCCCAGAGGCATACTGACAAGGGAGCACAATCCGACAGGGCAGCTCAGCTTATTGAAAGATTAAATGAAATGGATTTCGACAATCGAGAGTCTATGATGGACATGTTTCTCGATATGGCGGATCCATCTCGTTGCACAGGTCGACCCCCAGCATACAACACAGAACACAGGGGTCGACCTACAGGCAGAGATGAGCAAAATAGAGGTCACATACCTTCCTTCACAGTATCCACTTCAGAATCTCGGGCCTCACGTATTCCAACATCGCGAAGGAGCAATGGGAGGGATCACCTCGTTGAGAAATTTCCTCAGCAGTATCAGCGTTATATTTCCCACTGTGTTGACGTTCGACCCGACGGTCATTGTGGCTTCAGGGCGTTAGCTGCGCAACTCTATGGTTCTGAAGATGAATGGGCTCAAGTACGATATGACCTTATccaagagattgaacaaaattgaGTCCTGTACGATCAGCTTTATCCAGAACGTAATTATGTATCTCAGGTGCTACAAAGACTTCGTTACTTTCAGCCATCGGCACCAgaggatcattggatggattcTATATCATTGGGACTTGTTATCGCATCAACGTAAACGTTGTACTGCATACATTCGATATGATTGCTTCGAGTTGTTTCACTCACTTGCCGTTGAGCTCACATCCAGTTTCATTCGCAGCGCGCACACATATAGCTATTGGCCGTGTTAATggcaatcacttcgtgcaaattTTCCTATACcgtcattaccctgtaccacccatcatcatatggtggaagccaaatgcatcaaatgaagcacatggatgggctcatccttatgaagcacgcctccaattgtggtacgaagtaatgcAAATAGATCCACCGGGACAACGACCACAATTTGGcaaaaatattgactaaatttgtgtatttatttatgttcatgtattggtTCTATATACTCAATTGTAATTAAATGAAGTTTGATTTTAGTTTGCAATTATGACTGTTCAtagaaatataaagtaaatttaagtggattcaacatacataatttacttgaaaactcaaatatataagttttaaaaaaatgatgaataaaaaaataaaaacaaatagttaatatattgggcccaaaaaatcatttaatttaaacacattatttcatattcaatattagacttgtttgataggtttcgttgaatagatttcaaatatataaaatttatttaaaaaatacgtGATTTCAACATCTTcgaacagtttatatattaaaaagtatggttaaaaaattaaatgttccaaatttcaattcctttgaaccggtggaaagattttatttttctgatcattttatcctaaatagtcataattaaattttgactttagaactctcgttgattaaccctaagagtTATTTAATTCTAtaactttcttagggttaatcaatgagagcactatagtcaaaatttaattatgaccatctaagataaaatgatcagaaaactaaattttttccaccggttcaaacggattgaaatttgcaATACTTAATTATTCAacctttttagacagtttaaactatcacaaaaatataattttttcgttttacattatttcaccatcaatattaggctcgtttgataggtttcgttgagtacatttcaaatatataaaatttattaaaaaaaattggtgaaaaaaaagttattaatatttacaattttatacaaaaatacaATAAGTGAGATAGATAAATGGGTGAGAGTGAGAGCGCAAGTGGATTGGAGTAAAACGGGGAATTCTCCGTGCCCGGTGTCAGACCCCCCTGACACGGGAGGTGATTAACAGCTCTCTTGGGAGGGGCGGATGAGAGAGAGGTAGTGGAATGAACTGGTGTGGATTTGCTAAGaatatatacataagtaaaaTGGTCTTTTTGTTCATTACGTTAACAGAGTTAGAGCTAGAAAAAGTAAACTTTAATGATGGAGTCTCACCATAGCGAAAATTCATAGAAGGGGTAACCATAAAAAATGGGTATACTTAGAAATGTGTCTAGGTAAATAAccctaaaaactaaaaataaagataagGAAACAAAACTAATCCTAATTTTCCTTGGACAAGAAACCTATACAAAATTAGAATGtttgatcaaatcaaactagGAAAACAAAATACTTCTAAAAAATCTTGACTAAAACAAAATATTCCTACTAAAAtactaatttaaaaataataaaataaattttttataattctAGAACAATGAAAATGTTGGCCTGGGGAAAATAATTAATCCAGTGCCCTTAATGCACCACCGCCCTAGCATCTCTCCACACGTTTTCTAGCACCACGTAAATCTCCAGCAAGTTTGGGCTTTTTCTCTTCTCCACCGACGAAATCTAGAAGATTGACGTCTCAACAAGAATCCAACAACAAAAGCTTAACGGATTTGAAAAGGAGAATAGAAGCTTAGCTGAAGGcaataaagaattttttttccctggtaAACCCAATAAAGATATTTTCTAAAAAGTGTTAGATTAAAAGAAGAAGCCCCTTCCAAATctaaaaaaaactccaaatggagaggtatttttttaaggtGATTAAAACTTACTTTCCGACTACCATGTCACAAAGAGAGATAAAGTGGATTGTCTAtgatcttaattgaaaataagtattCGTTGACTATACGGGTGACGATTTTTTGGCgtgtgagtgttttttttttaaagagcttttcctttctttctttctttcactaTCCTATAATGAGCTTAGTTCTTGTATTCGTTGAGTTATTGGGCTTGAATGTCTCATAGACTCTTACAATTGATGTAGTATCCCGAGTTTATACTCTGTACTTTACATCTGATGTAAAATAATCTATTATATCGATTGACCAAGAAAAAAGGTACGACGATTTAATTACAAATTTTGCTTTAAAAAGTACAAGgacaaattattttctttgaatcgaATTGTGCTAATCTTAAAGCATTATAACCAAAgttacattttgatttttttttatataattctAGCTAAAATCacaatataattttgtttttatttttttaacttgtatatttttttatattttttatcactTACTAGTTATTGAACAACTAAACTTGGGCCGGCACTAATCATGAATTCCTTGGGTTTCGCCAACTGAGAACTATAAGAATAATTATTCCACGTGCTCCCAGAACATCATGTGTCGATACCTCAAACTATTCTTTACCACGTATTTGCATCGGCTTCACACTGTTTTTGTGGTGATGACCACACAAATATATACGGTGGATGAAGAGTTTAGGGACTTTACGTGGCAGTGGTCCAGAAACATTGAATAAGAAGACCGTTCATGTAGAAAATGAGTGAGAAAgtgactggagagagagagcccgcATGACCTGAGGAATTGAATGCGCATGATGAGCCATTAGGTGACATGGCGGTGATACGTTGCCTTTTCACACAGCCCATTTTACACAGCCCCTCTGTGTAGAATTTAAACTCATattaatatgtaatatagaacttatttgatagattttatttaattttattaagcaaaatttaatttttataactGAGGACTATATTAAAGttacaaaacacaaaaaaaatttcagaatatgTGAATTGTTAAATGGACATACTTTGTATGACTAAGAGtatctccactccttactcaaGTTTTTATCCAACAAGAACTTTACTGTTAGGTCCGTATACGAGCAGTGGGAAAGGCAGACACAGGATAGAAATTCAATCCTGGGCTCCTTATGGAAAAACCTATGCCCACCTAAGGTGGAACTTCTGGCGTGGAAGGCTTTGCAGGAGAGGTTGGCCACAAGGTCAGTTCTGATGAGCAGAAATATTGTGGTAAATGATGTACTGTGCCCTTTTTGCTCCTTGTTTCCGGAAACACCTAACCATTTGCAACTTCACTGTCACTTTTCTTGGTGTGTTTGGTCTCAAGTATTGGATTGGTGGCATACTAATTGGGTGTGTCCGTCTTCAATAGCGGACCTCATGTGTGGGTGGTTCGACAACAACTTCCGTAAATTGGAAAAACACATTTGGGAAGTGTGCTTCTATGCAACAATCTGGTCCATTTGGATGATGCGGAATGGCTGTATTTTTAAGAATGCGACTGCAAGCTCAGAGGAGGTGGTGGATATTATTAAGTTTAGGGTTGCGATGTGGATTAAAGTCAAATTCAATGTTAGGATGTACACTGTGGAGGATTTCAAAAGATTTTTAGATGGCATTCGATCGCttaatttgtaatttgttttgacGATTATCATTCAACTTCTAACTGGATGATTATCGTCTTCCCTTTCCCCAGTTGAGTTGAGCATGTTCGCTCCTCAACCTTCCCCCCTCGATGTAACCTTTCGAGTTCTATGAAATTTCTtttagccgagcaaaaaaaaaaaaaaaaattgggtagaaaATCGATTTGGTATGAAGCAATCCAATGGGCAAATGCAAATCTAGGCATAAACTTGagtaaagattttattaatgGCATAGTTGTAGATTTGAGGGGGAGAAAATAgccttcaaaatttgagtaaggattTGGTTCAAACCAAATTTTAGGGAGAAATCtgagtaaaactcaaatttggtatGAGTTTGAGCAAGGAGTGGAGTGgtgttttgggtgatttttcctcaaatttgagtttgagttcgTATTTGAGTAATGAGTGAAAATGCTATTGAATAATACTGTTTTAGAAGGATGAGTTTTCTTGAATAAACAATTGAATCCATAATCTCACTACACATTACGCAATAACCATTTCAATCAATAGGAATGAGGGTAATATatattcaccctcttaagtgaatggtgaataaaactcaactccaaTAATTTTGCCAACTTCTTCAATTTATACTCTTGAGGATAGCATATGTCAAAATCAATCCCTACAAAAAttaagtggtttttttttttttgtctctttgTTATCATTGGGGCTTCGAACCATCCATAAAACTCGCTTTGAAACTTCACCGCTACGGTGCCGTCCATATTTATTTAAGTTGCGGTCCATATCAGCGTTCCTCCTTTGCAAGTAGTATTGATAAATAATGTTGAGAGATTTTCACTCTGTCTTTACCTAATATTTTCTCCAATCATCATATTGGTTCAGTTTCGCTCATGATGGTAACCACACCCCTCTGATCACATGAAGGTATTAAGGTAAGCCCCAGGAGAGGTGCTAGAGGTACATCACATTAACCACACCCACACATTAACCACACCCACAGGGGCGGACCCACCATAGGacacgtggggtcacgtgccccacgccttttttttaaaaaaaatttcccgatTTTGTGTagatatatattatatatgctAATGTGTGCAATAAGTTGAAGTTTGGTGGCATGGGTTCAATTCCCGGCACAGACGCACTGCgaaggtgttttttaatttttttcaaaatccactaaAACAGTTCGATACTCCCGCACTccgaagtttttgtttttattgtttttttcaaaatccactaaAACTCTTTCACAATCAAGGTTTCCCCCACTCTCCAACGTCTCCAATCATTTGTGTAGTACTCAATATGAATTCGCACATTGTATTTGTAcatttttggtccccaaaactTGTACTTGTAGAGTTAATAATaggaaaatagatgatgaacatgtgataattttgttttaacacaTATAGTTGAGATGCGCAAATTTGCCCAaggatcttttaaacggtgcaaaaaaaattgaaaaaatattttcattttcattatatttgagtttgaaattaccttctttttcaaaaaagaacttttttgaaaaacaggAACACCCCCTTACTACAAAATcttgacaaatggtacatcaagaTAGGGGGAGGGTTggatgaaaaggaaaagaaaatctgttgggacaaagcccaaacacaccctaatactacaagaaaaagtatttttgcTGACGAAAAAGGTGGTGACTaaactataggtgacgaaacaataaaatttttattaccAAAAGTTACTATATGTGACGAAACAACAAGATTTTCGTCACTAGGTGATTTTCGGAGACAACCTATAGGTGACGACCTATCTattggcaacaaaaaatatgcattttgtgACGATTTAATTCGTCTCCAAACacaaaatttcttgtagtgtaaggGCCACATAGTATTAAAATAGGTGTAAAAACTTATTCTTTCCCTTCCATATTGCCTGTCCACAAGGGAAGCTTAACTTTTGAAGGACACATgcaatttgatagtttttttttttttaacggcattTGAGAGTTTTATTAGAGTTAAATGTTACGGATCATTCTGAATGAACAATAACTTCCAAATCGTTTATGAGGTGTAGCAATTTAcacattattattttctttgacttttaaattaaagaggacaaatattttgttgggacatctcaaaataaaatacagtGAAGATGCAATATGAGACGGAGAAAGTATTCTATTTTGTTCTATATTAAAATAGATTAGAGTACATGATttggccatccacagtggtataatcaaaaatgaataatcaaaagttgacacatcagcttttgattattcacttaagagattgctaagctcAACAAtattgaggttcacaatggtcacttctaatccataaccaaaataaggggtccactacaatttcacacaatctctctctccccttttgtttCCCGCCATTTACTTCCCtccattactttttttttttgagcaaaaatatatcgaatatatggtgttcttcctagtgttatctatcaaaacaacactgattttttttcttcttattcctatagcctatatcacaaatctaccactctcttaatctttcaaaaaaaaaatcagatgtgttcttaaatttggaaaaaaatgcaaggttcttcctcttttttttttttttttgcaaggttctttgtttactcaaccatagggggaggaacaaaaaaatgaataaccacttttttgtcgacaaaatcaatttttttttgctaaaaagtgattatttatcaaaatatttgggtaaaagtaaaaaaaaaaaaaaacttttcccgattcctctcattgagacgaatcaataacctataaaagtttggcgcaaaactaaaaaatgcgaaaaaaattcaaataaagacgattttcagatttaagttaaatttaagttaaattcataagaatgcagcctaaaatagaaacgtaaaagaagagtaaaataccttaatccagcaacgatgagttaaattatagatgatcgagaaatatgagcttcacttttggaggaaaagaaagagaaactgtaacgccccgaattttggatacgttaagaagacaatttattgataaaatctgtaacgccctgaattttgggtacgttaaaaggacattttattcaaatggagtctggctcgttattacaacaaaactctctcaagagttcaatatttacataaacggagggggattatagggttcctaactacagctcctcagctcctctattcttgccagctcctcagctccaatgcctccacggtgatctgcttaccctgatcatctacaaagtctgacacattataccagcgtcgccaccgatataatatgtcagggtcactaaaaggcaacaccgtgagctacaaagctcagcagagtaatcccatacccgctaacccataacttataagcaataggaaataataacacatcgatttccacatgatacatatatacgcagttaatcattgacacatccacattcattaatcatctatcattggtgtccaagattttcgggtttctcctacgcgactcatcgtagaccgtgtcaacattttcacataccaattcatctttcaaaaatcatttgtttagctcacacaattttgcattggctccgtaccgcggataaccaagctacacacccaacctcacaatggttccgtttttctcAGAtaccattggaacacacacaaaacacactccacacaatgggctaccacgtccggccacattgcggtt
This DNA window, taken from Rhododendron vialii isolate Sample 1 chromosome 8a, ASM3025357v1, encodes the following:
- the LOC131298562 gene encoding protein FAR-RED ELONGATED HYPOCOTYL 3-like, with the protein product MVDWVRRVGKENGFVIVISKSASIKGNKMPKCILICEIGGLYRPPLEGHSMQMITGTKKYDCPFKLRGVPQPPDGVMWSLKVVKDFHNHEPTESFEGHEYPSRLTPIQQQLVRDMSSSTGPREILNLLRQQDSSISTGIRSIYNVKAQYKKEQLGGLSPIGYILNELNEKHYIYNYLTNEQTNEITDILWVHPTSIELSVNFSSVLIIDATYKSNEYRIPLLEVRWMVGKGAALPLVVISNRDLALLGAIEICFPLAQHILCIWHINQCVMKKCSPILGTRWDEFSDAWQLLIHLSTPVSLQQRWNAMCGNFEQYSNDIQYLWDIWLGPYKERFVATYINQFMHLGSNSSQRAESAHARLKRYLGDTMSKLQTSFQKIEKMLTSQFGDIQGSFQKSLNIP